From the Zonotrichia leucophrys gambelii isolate GWCS_2022_RI unplaced genomic scaffold, RI_Zleu_2.0 Scaffold_351_53872, whole genome shotgun sequence genome, one window contains:
- the LOC135441580 gene encoding uncharacterized protein LOC135441580, whose product MEGGSTSEVLVPRLASRVSSSLSPQEITCGSQAPLRDRRELKEPTQKVKEEAKALEEEDRRKEEEMLKKGKKSVSVGKQPPIPAKGKTKTRENMETEIPKKKTKIPERKEIKIPEKKESKASEGKKMKASEKKDTKASERKETKIPEKKEAKDPKKGEPKAVKKGGTEIPKD is encoded by the exons ATGGAGGGAGGCTCCACCTCCGAGGTGCTGGTGCCCAGGTTGGCCTCACGTgtcagctcctccctgagcccccaggaGATCACCTGTGGCTCACAGGCCCCTCtcagggacag AAGGGAGCTGAAGGAGCCAACTCAAAAGGTCAAGGAGGAGGCAAAAGCCCTAGAGGAGGAagacaggaggaaggaggaagagatgctgaagaagggaaagaagagtgTCTCTGTTGGGAAGCAACCTCCAATACCAGCAAAGGGGAAAACCAAGACCCGAGAGAATATGGAAACCGAAatcccaaaaaagaaaaccaaaatcccagagaggaaggaaatcaaaatcccagagaagaaggaaagcaaagcatcagaagggaagaaaatgaaagcatcAGAGAAGAAGGACACCAAAGCATCAGAGAGGAAGGaaaccaaaatcccagagaAGAAGGAAGCCAAAGACCCAAAGAAGGGGGAACCCAAAGCCGTCAAGAAGGGGGGAACTGAAATCCCAAAGGACTAA